The following proteins are encoded in a genomic region of Mahella australiensis 50-1 BON:
- a CDS encoding 4Fe-4S binding protein, with product MIDLSVEYAGLRLKTPIIAASSGITETVELMKNLEQHGIGAIVMKSLFEEEICRQAPTPRYKVLRHDMGGKYRTFSFYSYEQASVWGPDRYAQEVKKAVNELSIPIIPSINCITDDGWKRYAALMQQAGAPALELNVSCPHGSIVFRGGTDVASEIIRVTELVLNEIDIPVIVKLSPQLTAPLQIAKAVEDAGAKGVVMFNRLTGLDIDIDVESPILHGGYAGHGGPWAIYYALRWISEAYPQLHVDISASGGAVTADDVVKYILAGAKTVQVCTAIMLKGSGVIDEMNNGLAAWMNKKGYNAVDQFRGKVSNGAIKGTKDVDRRHYKKAHILDKCTSCGICAPLCIFDAIDSSTEPYRIVQDICDGCGLCAEVCPISAVEMREV from the coding sequence ATGATAGACCTTTCAGTAGAATACGCAGGATTGAGGTTAAAAACACCGATCATAGCTGCATCATCAGGTATCACCGAAACGGTGGAGCTTATGAAAAACCTTGAGCAGCATGGCATAGGAGCCATAGTGATGAAATCTCTCTTCGAGGAAGAAATTTGCCGCCAGGCCCCTACTCCGCGCTACAAGGTATTGCGCCATGATATGGGCGGCAAATATAGAACTTTTTCATTCTATTCTTATGAGCAGGCCAGCGTATGGGGACCTGATCGATATGCCCAGGAAGTAAAAAAAGCGGTAAACGAGCTAAGTATTCCTATTATACCGAGCATCAACTGCATAACCGATGACGGTTGGAAACGTTACGCCGCCTTAATGCAGCAAGCCGGGGCACCAGCGCTGGAACTCAACGTATCATGCCCTCACGGCTCGATAGTATTTCGCGGCGGTACCGATGTCGCCAGTGAGATAATCCGCGTAACCGAGCTGGTTTTAAACGAGATTGATATACCCGTCATAGTAAAACTTAGCCCGCAACTTACCGCACCCTTACAAATAGCCAAAGCCGTAGAGGATGCCGGCGCCAAAGGCGTGGTTATGTTTAACCGTCTTACCGGCCTGGATATAGACATCGATGTCGAATCTCCAATACTGCATGGAGGATACGCAGGCCATGGCGGGCCATGGGCGATATATTACGCATTAAGATGGATCAGCGAAGCCTATCCGCAATTGCACGTCGATATATCGGCCAGCGGCGGCGCGGTGACCGCCGACGATGTAGTAAAATACATACTGGCAGGTGCTAAAACGGTGCAAGTATGCACGGCCATTATGCTAAAGGGCTCTGGTGTTATCGACGAGATGAACAATGGTTTAGCTGCATGGATGAATAAAAAAGGCTATAATGCTGTCGACCAATTCCGCGGCAAGGTCAGCAACGGTGCAATAAAGGGCACTAAAGACGTCGATCGCCGTCACTATAAAAAGGCTCATATATTAGACAAATGCACATCATGTGGCATATGTGCGCCGCTATGCATATTCGACGCCATAGATAGCAGTACAGAACCGTATCGCATCGTGCAGGATATATGTGACGGCTGCGGCCTATGTGCCGAGGTATGCCCGATAAGTGCCGTAGAAATGCGCGAGGTATGA
- a CDS encoding nucleoside hydrolase, whose amino-acid sequence MGRLIIDTDIGDDIDDALAIALALNSSEVELIGITTVFRNVRERARLAITELKVYNKMNIPVHMGMGHPLINDVDEDAIPCQCAAADDSIEVFDDKNAVDFIIDTCMTSNDPITLVPIGPLTNIGMALRMEPKLAHKVKIVLMGGCIGKPQPEWNIMCDPEAAHIVMSSGADITMVGLDVTTKCQMTLKQLEAFEQSSRAEVKFLFELIKLWDKAFNFHMPVLHDPLAVAVALDPSLVTVQPMDIGIELGGIYTRGMTVPREGTSVKAAVDVDVERFMELFMTRVAKDI is encoded by the coding sequence ATGGGACGTCTTATTATAGATACCGACATAGGGGATGATATAGACGATGCTTTAGCTATTGCTTTAGCGTTGAATTCATCTGAGGTGGAGCTGATAGGTATAACAACTGTGTTTCGCAATGTGAGAGAACGGGCGCGTTTAGCTATAACTGAGCTTAAGGTGTACAATAAAATGAATATTCCTGTACATATGGGTATGGGTCACCCTCTGATAAATGATGTTGATGAAGATGCCATACCGTGCCAATGTGCAGCTGCTGATGATAGTATAGAAGTATTTGATGATAAAAATGCAGTGGATTTTATAATAGATACCTGCATGACCAGTAACGATCCTATAACCTTAGTACCAATAGGGCCGCTGACCAATATAGGCATGGCGCTTCGCATGGAACCGAAATTAGCGCATAAGGTAAAGATAGTGCTTATGGGAGGTTGTATAGGCAAACCTCAGCCTGAATGGAATATAATGTGTGACCCTGAGGCTGCCCATATAGTAATGTCCAGCGGGGCTGATATCACTATGGTAGGCCTGGATGTTACTACAAAATGCCAGATGACGTTGAAGCAGTTGGAGGCTTTTGAACAGAGCTCCAGGGCCGAAGTAAAGTTTCTCTTTGAGTTGATAAAACTATGGGATAAGGCTTTTAATTTTCATATGCCGGTGTTGCATGATCCCTTGGCTGTGGCAGTTGCGTTGGATCCATCGTTGGTAACGGTGCAGCCCATGGATATTGGGATAGAGCTTGGCGGCATATATACGCGCGGTATGACGGTACCGAGAGAGGGCACATCTGTAAAAGCGGCAGTAGATGTAGATGTGGAACGCTTTATGGAGCTCTTTATGACCCGTGTTGCAAAGGACATATAG
- a CDS encoding aldo/keto reductase, with translation MYRGLEKRKLGNTGNGVTFIGFGALEIGRDWGLGDDAERSRPDEPSACIVLNGILDLGINLIDTARAYHKSEERIGKCISNRRAEYFLASKCGEHSDEPGTYYDFSYKAVKDSIDYSLKMLKTDCIDLMQVHFGPNPQKVLDDGETVAAMKDAQREGKIRFLGASAGGDIARQCIESGDFDVMQMEYNLINRSDEKLIELCGQKGIGVLVRGGLAAGRLTSRVIPHLSEDISDKQEIMRLLALVDNDGDKLAAMALAFLYSNPNISSVILGSKNLDHIRRNFDLLEQGIDQNLLARL, from the coding sequence ATGTATAGAGGGTTGGAAAAACGAAAGTTGGGTAATACAGGCAATGGGGTTACGTTTATAGGATTCGGCGCCTTGGAAATAGGACGCGACTGGGGATTGGGAGATGATGCCGAAAGGAGCCGTCCCGATGAGCCAAGCGCCTGCATCGTATTAAACGGCATATTGGATCTGGGTATAAATCTCATCGATACAGCTCGGGCTTATCATAAAAGCGAGGAACGAATAGGCAAGTGCATATCGAACAGGAGGGCTGAGTATTTTCTGGCATCCAAATGCGGAGAACATAGCGATGAACCAGGCACGTATTACGATTTTAGCTATAAGGCAGTTAAGGATTCTATAGATTATAGCCTAAAAATGCTCAAAACCGATTGCATAGACCTTATGCAGGTACATTTTGGTCCCAATCCCCAGAAGGTACTAGATGACGGAGAAACGGTGGCAGCTATGAAAGATGCGCAAAGAGAGGGTAAGATACGTTTTTTGGGAGCCTCAGCCGGCGGCGATATAGCGCGTCAATGCATAGAATCTGGCGATTTTGATGTGATGCAGATGGAATATAATCTTATTAATAGAAGCGACGAGAAACTTATAGAATTGTGCGGCCAAAAAGGGATAGGTGTATTGGTAAGAGGAGGACTGGCAGCAGGGAGGCTTACATCGCGGGTTATACCTCATCTTTCGGAGGACATAAGCGATAAACAAGAGATAATGCGCTTACTGGCTTTAGTGGATAACGATGGCGATAAACTGGCCGCTATGGCACTTGCGTTTCTATATAGCAATCCTAATATAAGCTCGGTTATTCTAGGGTCCAAAAATCTTGACCATATACGCCGCAATTTTGATCTGCTGGAACAAGGCATAGATCAAAATCTGCTGGCGAGGTTGTGA
- a CDS encoding DUF3842 family protein, which produces MRIAVVDGQGGGIGRHIVDKLRRELPDETEILALGTNAWATAQMLKAGANDGATGEAAIIWNVDKVDVITGTVGILMAHAMMGELTPAIACAVAASSARKILLPVNRCGVDIVGVEAKPLPHLIDDMVEMIKAVAEVR; this is translated from the coding sequence ATGCGTATAGCCGTTGTGGATGGGCAAGGTGGTGGCATAGGCAGGCATATAGTAGATAAGCTGCGGCGGGAGTTGCCTGATGAAACAGAGATATTGGCACTGGGCACAAATGCATGGGCTACTGCACAGATGCTAAAGGCCGGGGCCAATGATGGTGCTACCGGCGAAGCTGCTATAATATGGAATGTCGATAAGGTCGATGTTATAACGGGCACTGTAGGTATATTGATGGCACATGCCATGATGGGCGAGCTTACACCTGCCATAGCGTGTGCTGTTGCTGCCTCCTCAGCCCGGAAGATATTGTTGCCAGTAAATCGTTGCGGTGTGGATATAGTAGGCGTGGAGGCTAAGCCTCTTCCTCATTTGATAGATGATATGGTCGAGATGATAAAAGCCGTGGCGGAGGTGAGATGA
- a CDS encoding CooT family nickel-binding protein produces MIVCEADVYILEDGEEMLFIKSADTITPYDDRLIIKDIFGHKEIIKARIKELRLVDHQIIIEKI; encoded by the coding sequence ATGATCGTGTGCGAAGCCGATGTGTATATACTGGAAGATGGTGAGGAAATGCTGTTTATAAAAAGTGCCGATACCATTACGCCTTATGATGACCGCCTTATAATAAAGGATATATTCGGTCACAAGGAGATCATAAAGGCGCGCATAAAAGAGCTGCGATTGGTAGATCATCAGATTATCATAGAGAAAATTTAA
- a CDS encoding NAD(P)/FAD-dependent oxidoreductase: protein MDNRYDVIIIGAGPAGIFAAIELVERRPGIRVLMLEKGKPIADRQCPSGNKSLQCAQCRPCSIVSGWGGAGAFSDGKLTLTTEFGGMLNEYISEQELRDLIQYVDKIYVKFGAPKEAHPLVEDKIEDIKRRAAAADLKFIPAIIKHLGTDRCFQILKNIEEYLRGRVDILTLTSVKDILTERGRVVGVKTEDGDVYCADYVIAGPGREGAEWFQKQTRKLKLKTVNNAVDIGVRVEVPAVVMKELTDAVYESKLLYYSRSFDDKVRTFCMNPYGEVVVENNDGIRTVNGHSYADKRTDNTNFALLVSKDFTEPFNAPIEYGKYIASLANMLGEGVLVQRLGDLLDGRRSTPDRIKKGLVEPTLKDATPGDLSLVLPYRHLMDIIEMLQALDKIAPGVYSKHTLMYGVEVKFYSARAELSRHLETKVENLFAAGDGAGVTRGLAQASASGVVVARAILDKMGLKSL from the coding sequence ATGGATAACAGATATGATGTTATCATAATAGGTGCCGGTCCAGCCGGCATATTCGCTGCTATAGAGCTTGTAGAACGCAGGCCCGGCATTAGGGTGCTCATGCTGGAAAAAGGTAAGCCTATAGCCGACAGACAATGCCCCAGCGGCAATAAAAGTTTGCAATGCGCTCAATGTCGTCCTTGCTCCATAGTGAGCGGATGGGGTGGAGCAGGTGCTTTTAGTGATGGCAAGCTTACACTTACTACTGAATTTGGCGGCATGCTGAATGAGTATATATCAGAACAGGAACTGCGAGATCTCATACAGTATGTCGATAAGATATACGTGAAGTTTGGCGCTCCTAAAGAAGCGCACCCTTTGGTCGAAGATAAAATAGAAGATATAAAACGCCGTGCTGCCGCGGCCGACTTAAAATTCATACCAGCCATCATAAAACATCTGGGTACCGACCGTTGCTTTCAGATTCTCAAAAATATAGAGGAATATTTGCGGGGGCGCGTGGATATATTGACGTTGACCTCGGTGAAGGATATATTGACGGAGCGCGGACGCGTCGTAGGCGTTAAGACCGAAGATGGCGATGTGTATTGTGCGGATTATGTTATAGCAGGTCCAGGCAGAGAGGGTGCCGAATGGTTCCAAAAGCAAACCAGGAAGTTAAAACTTAAGACTGTAAATAATGCCGTAGATATAGGTGTGCGCGTAGAGGTGCCGGCCGTAGTAATGAAAGAATTGACCGATGCTGTCTATGAATCCAAGCTATTATATTACAGTAGGTCATTTGACGACAAGGTCAGAACATTTTGTATGAATCCATACGGCGAAGTAGTGGTAGAGAATAACGATGGTATACGGACGGTGAACGGCCATAGCTACGCTGATAAACGCACCGATAATACCAACTTTGCTTTGTTAGTGAGCAAGGATTTCACCGAGCCGTTTAATGCTCCTATTGAATACGGTAAATATATAGCGTCTCTGGCTAATATGCTGGGTGAAGGAGTACTGGTTCAAAGACTGGGGGATTTGCTCGACGGTAGGCGTTCTACTCCTGATAGGATAAAAAAGGGCCTGGTGGAACCTACATTAAAGGATGCTACACCTGGAGATCTGAGCTTAGTGCTGCCTTATAGGCATTTAATGGATATAATAGAGATGCTGCAGGCTTTGGATAAGATCGCGCCCGGTGTATATTCGAAACATACATTGATGTACGGTGTGGAGGTAAAGTTTTATTCGGCCAGAGCGGAGTTAAGCCGGCATCTTGAAACTAAAGTGGAGAATCTATTTGCAGCAGGCGATGGTGCAGGTGTTACGCGCGGCCTGGCACAGGCATCGGCATCGGGTGTCGTGGTGGCAAGAGCCATCCTTGATAAAATGGGCTTAAAAAGTTTATAG